AGAGCTTAATAAAATTGTTGAATATctgaaaagtgaatttgaaatgaaagaccttggaaaaacaaaattttgtctcggcctgcagatcgagcattgtgctagtggaattttggtccaccaatcaacttacattgaaaaaatcctgaagcaatttggtatggacaaggcttatccactcagcatgccaatggtcgttcgttctttggacattaagaaagatccattacgtccaaaagaagatgatgaattggtccttggtccagaaaTACCATATTTGAGTGCAATAGATGccttattgtatttagcacaatgtactagaccagatatagctttttcagtcaacttgttagcaagATGTTGGTTTTCTCTCTGATCAATATAAAGTCCGCTCACAAACTAGATATGTGTTCAAGAATAGAGATACAGCAATCTCATGGCactcaacaaagcaaacattagttgctacatcttcaaatcatttagaaatacttgctttacatgaagcaagttgtgaatgttcttggttaagatcaatgatccatcatattcgaaattcatgtggtctacctTCAAAGACAAACACTCCAACTGtcattcatgaagataatgcagcctgtgttgcccaaatgaaggaaggattcatcaagggcgataagactaaacacatatctccaaagtttttcagtgcacataAGCTTTAGAAgactaaagttattgaagtcagacaaatccgttccaatgaaaatctggcagatttgttcaccaaatctctaccaaagtgcacgtttCAGAAGATAGTGCAAAATatcggattacgtcgacttaccaaacagctaaatttggagaatgcggaATTAGGGGGAGATATATATCAGGGGGAGCATTcatgatacatgcatgttgtagtctttttccttcgattaggatttttcccactaggtttttcctatcaaggttttaacgagacaACATAAGCATAACAATCCAAGTAAAGTTGtatctttttccttcgctatggtttttttcCAACTGGGTTTTTCCAAGTAAGGTTTTAATGAGACAACTAATGTtcatatgtgggcatccaatggggagtgttgaaaatgcTAGTGggttaatgaatgcccacaataATATTGAAAACCTTGGTAGATTTTTTCAATACCGACACAGATTGGATTTGCAACATTGGCAGATGAATGAAAACATTGGCAGTGTTGATATGTGGACTTGGAAATGAAGGAAATCATTTTTCAAAAGGTGTGTTGTAAATTTTCAACATATAATAGTAcagagttgctctataaatagagcactccgactGCTATCAACAGAtatagaaaagagaaagaaagaaaagatcaataacatcatctattcctacctcctttatttgtcatcctcttgtgctatagttACAATATAATATTTTACACCTGCTTCGCTCTTGTTACTAGTAAAAGTTATCTCTAtaactttgacctatttataacaatatatatatatatatataactgtaCTAATCATTAAACTATACTAAGTTTGGAAACACAGAGAAAAAGACTTAAAAATTCCCTTGGTTTACTCAAAACGGGAGTTGAAAGAGTTAAAAACAGGGCCCAAGCTCCGCCATGCGCCACCACACGCCAGCCAAAGCTGCCACGCTCCGACCACTAGCGATCATCGTCTACACATGCTGGGTGAAATACTCTGTCACTggacggaatatttcgttaaagtttacggtgttacctgacgccgttaggaatatccTTCAAAATTCACGGAATATTGTCTTTTCCTCCAATGAGCTGGTTGCAAGCGCCGGCTCCGCCGTCTGTGTCGTAAAAAACTGGGAAATTTGGCCGaaaatttttccaaaaattcaaccaaatttcacaaaaacacTACCTAGCGTAATTTGGGGGGCGTATTGAAAATCACTTTAGTTTAGCCAAAAGTGGTTGGAAAGCCTTGAAATAGGTTAGGAAATTCTTAGCTCGAAATTCAAGGTTTTGAACCCGCTTAGATTCAAGCACGGGTTGCTCAAAACTGAGCCCAATTTCAGAAAATCGTGTGCACTGGCCGAAAAACTGTAGACGAGAAAATCGTCTTCGATATACGTCAAAAGTTTGCCATTTTCagcaaaatatacatgaaactGAAATTATTCAACACAAGGAAGAGACCAACGGATCAAAAGCCTTACCTTCGTCAGAAATGGTGAAAACTTGCCGGGAAAGTGGGATCGCATCAAAGTCATTTGTTCCTATGATCTAGGTTTGTTTTTCATGAAACAAAACTAAAGGTCGAGTTCGTGGTGatgaaaagaagaagatggtggTGGTCGTGTGGCTCAGTTCGTCggaaaatttggtggtgttGACTTGTGAGGTTCGGGGAAaagaacgagagagagagagagagagagagtcgggGAGAGAGATTGTGTTTGTCGATGGGATGATTTCCCGAAAGGGAAatgtttgtttaaatacaagtacaccttaaaaaaaaagacaacgGGATATTTTCctaaatagaaaataattattttccAAAACAGTCCCATGAGGAAACTTATTATTTTGCCTCTGATGCTCAGTACTTTGTAAAATCTTCATTTTAGCTTTAAATTATGTCCTGTTTACGTTGACGCGTTCGTAGTAACAGAGTACTACAAGAATATGGAAAGAAATGAGACAAAATATGAAATGAGCTCAAAAGTTGACATAGGATTCAACTTAGCCCAACAGAggcatttttgtcaatttacaaaTTCAAGAAAGAATTTACAACAAAGTTAGGGTCGGGTCTTCTTTAGTGAGGTTATTACTTAGCAGAGGTGTAgctaaaaaatattatttttttatgtatttatccTTAATAAGTGTATTTCCAAAATAGAATTCCTTAGGCGTCAAGTATTTTATTTCTCGCACATATATTCTTTCTTTACTTGTACTCCAAGGCCTTGTTGTTTGATGGCCAAAGCCCCGTTCCACATATAAAGTGGGTTAAATACCTTTCCTATTTCCTTTATCAAAGCAGCCTTGCCACCCAAGATcaatatgaaaaattaattatctGAAAATATTCGTGTTGAATTGTGCAAAAAGAAAGCATCAAACCTCAACTGTAAgcaaaattataattatatggAGGTATGTTTCCTTTAGATGggacaaagaaaaattataacttattacAATATGGATTTTATTCTTAAACATAACTAGTCCAAAGTTGGGACTGGAATAAAAAAAtggggaaacttgatataagtccaattttttgagctAATAGTATgaatagtccaatttattaaaataagtccaatttgttatatttaattatctaattatcaatagttatttgttcaatgataagatttattataaaaatcaaatttcttcccaattatctctttgcttatttctttttatttatctttttgttatttctcgttcttcctcctactttaaaccccatttatagattttatttttaattttaataatcaacctatatcacaggttaattatatttatctacctatatgacagattctttttttataatcaacctgtcacagattaatgtgtcttgcttgtaggtatgttatgtttttttaccttttaattaggtttcatatctcacgtataggtattatatacattcatatatttgttacttgagttagggtagaatgttttgtagataaatttatgttagtatattagtttttttgttataagatattaaatatattcttttggaattggaaaatgcataatattagaagattttaattgatttttaatatttttagaaaatgtaaaatgagtataaaagaaataaaaacatataattagataactggactcactcctaaaaacactttacatttttggacctggatctaaaagcccctaaaaaaatttatgattttAAGAATGTTAATCATTTATAGAGTATTACTTTAGAAagatttatttatattttccagCCAAGATGAATATTTTACATCCTTTCATTGATGTGTTTTTTGGTTAACCAACATATCtcattgaagatgctctaaagATATGCatcaaaaaaacaaagagagggaTTTCTGTTTAGGGTTTTCTGCTGGTGCTTAGAGCCATGATTTCCGTCTCCGCAATGGTGATCCAACAAGCGTAATCAGTAGCACTATTGACATATATAATTAGAGTAATACTATAGACATTAACCTTTTTCACTAAGTTTTCGATTCAAATTAAATAGTATGTTAGCTTGTCATTTATTCAAATATAAATCCACCTTGAGTTATTTCCAACAAATAAGCCTCTAACCATGTGTACAACAACATTAATTTGGAATTTTCGGTTAATAAACTTGACAAAAAATATTGGTGCCTCTTAtactattgattttttattccaACATAAACATAAAGGGATGTGCTGgccacacatctcattttatttcttacatATCCCTTAATAATTTttgtctgttgatcttcttcaattcattcaatccaacaaccaaaaattaaaaatatgtgtgaaaagtaaaataaaatatgtaaatataaCATCTCAACATAACTTAGATTAAAGTGGTTCACCAACCAAGTCTCAACCTAAAGGAATTATAGTGaacttaaaagttaaaaaaaacaagtgaaaaagGGTTGGTGGGTTGGTGACTTAGTGGATGGGGACCCCGCCATGAATATTATTCTACCAATATTAGATGACCATTCTTGACCACTcccatttaaaaaatacaaaaataaaaataaaaaaacacgaAAGAATCTTTATTGATTATTAAGAAAACATACAGTTCTCAAAAGGACATTCTGAAGTAAATCAGGACTCTCCTCAAACTaacaactgaaaaaaaaatctgaaaataaGGTCAATTTAACCATTCGATGAACTGCTACATTGGCGTATTTGCATACATGACTGACTTTAGAATCAACAAAGCGTCGAAGGCTAGTTTAATATCCTCAACGATCAAATAGACCCAGCCCGGTGGCTGCCAATGGCTTGGACAACCTGAAATGCGTCCCCTTCCAGGATGATGTGTGCCGCTAGTTTTGTTCCATGGCCAAAGAGACACCATCTCTAGCAGCTGCTACTTCAACCATCTTCGAGGAAGTAACGTTGGGTATCTTCACCACTTTGTTAACATCAAATTCAttgattaaaaatcattagcATTATCATTATCAAATTTTAGGGACTGCCAGATTCTGACATTGTTAAACTAGAAGAATTATTAAGACGCGTCGAGTGgctgtcattttttttttattcattttatttaatttacagtTCCTGCAAATTTCAACAAATATATAGCACCAAATGGATATGGACAAATAGAAAAAGAGATGACAAAATGTGTCATTTTCTTACCAATATTATAGCCCTCTCTATCATGTAACAGTTAATCTcttcaattatctttttcatttttgtataAGTATGTACACCCACCCACATTGGACTTTCACCATCTTTCAGTtaaatgcttattttttatttaactcaTATATGTCTAccaaatttgaattcaaaactttctTCAATCAAATTTTCTTACCATATCAATTGATCTTTATTTTAGATATAGATACTCATAAACTTAGGCTTAAACGTCATTTTTCTTGTTGGGAGATAGTAAAATGGTAGGTCCTAAGGAcgtgaacaatttttttttcttaaaacaaatgatattatctacattaaggagtggggaagttagtcatgcctcataatgagctagccatattaatgtatttcaaattcgtctttgacaagaatcgaatCTAGAACTCcttacttataaatgaagagaaataccactaaaccgtagtactaagtggctgaagtgaacaaaaattaaatttgcgTTTTATATGTGTCCAGGcaacttaatttttttacttgttttggtCATACTTCACCAACCATCTTCTGTGTTTGTATGTTTACTTCAAAAGCAATTTATCCCAGAAAGAATTTgatgtaatatataattatgcATGGCAATAAATTTTAACATGCGATTTTtccttataatattttttttctttttgccttATAATAATTCTCCGACATGAACGTTGACGATGAACCatccaaatacaaatacaaagtagattaagaaaaataataaaaagaaacacATTTTTTCTTCATCATATATGATTGGCAGGCCAATTAGGGTTGGTGGTTCATTTGATTCGACGGCAGAGAGTGATGCCATCACCAACGGGAAGCATGCAGATCTCGATCCTAGGGTCAGCAGCGAGTGCCTTGTTGAGCTCGAGGACGAAGTCCCTGTAGTACCTGACGTACTTGCGCAATGGGGCATCAGGGGGTGCGACCACAGAGCCATTCCATAGGGTGTTGTCGTAGCCGATCAAACCCCCAACCTTCACCAAATCGATCAGCCTCTTGTGGTAGTTGATGTAGTTGTCTTTGTCAGCATCCACGAAGATGAAATCGAATGATCCATAATTCTTCTTCTGCAATAGCACATTAATTGTGAGTCCCCAAGAATATGATCGAGTGTATATGTACGATGTACTTTGTCTCGTCAAAACAAAGTATTTTAATTCTAACAGTATAAACATGCTTCtgtaaaaaaagaaataaagaaaaaaaacgacATAACATGTCAGACTGCTGCTGAACAATTTTTGAGAATTAAGTATTTACATCTTCGACCAATAGATCGAGCACCGGGAGGGCAGGGCCTTCTCTGAAGTCGATCTTGTGGGCAACACCGGCCTTTTCGATGATCGGAAGACCCAATTCATAGTTTTCCTTGTTTATGTCCATGGCCAAGATCTGTGATCCcaaatcaataaacaaaaacaattatatccaaattttttataaacgTTTTTGGGTATTTTTTATTGAAGGTGAGGCATTGAAAATATACCTTTCCATCATCAGGAATGGCAAGGGCGGTGGCCAGGAGGGAGTAGCCGGTGTAAACTCCAATTTCCATGGTGTTTTTGGCATTGATCAACTTGAGAAGCATGTTCAAGAATTGCCCTTCATCAGCTGATGTGGTCATGATGTTCCTATTTAttttccatttaaaaaaaaacaaattataaacaaaaaattaagaaaataatatccGAAAATTAATCTCctaaaaaaaatctgaatttagttaatttaattaggtttaattgatgaaaattaaaccaaaattcaCAAACCATGGATGCTTTGCAGTTACTTCTCTGAGCTCCTTCATGGATTCAGGCTCCCTTGGGTACACACTCGTCTCCAATATATACTGCACaaaaatccaaacccaaaaaccaaaacatgagcttcatcataaaccttaATCACCTTCCAAATTTTGTAATTTAGACGTAGACAAGTTGACAAGGACAGCATGCCCTCGACACCCAAGTTTAAATTTTCTCATCGCAATATATACTAGATTAGAATATCGCTTGAAACAAACATCACGTTTGAGATTATGAAAATATGTACCTGGTAAAGAGCATCACTTTGGAGAAGGCTCTTGTGGCCAACCTCTTGGTGCCTCCCTGCCTGAGTTTGTTGCTCCTCTCCATTGGCTGCCATTGCTGCtctgtgtttttttctttttcttctcttcttttactttgcttTGGATTGCACCAGATTTTCTTCTCTTATATGACTGAAAGGTTACACACAGGAAGATGAACCTGAATTGAAAGAGGAAAGAAGAAGGTATATATGGAATCGAGTCTCCGGTTCGAACGGGATGGTTGGTTCGACCTGCCACCAGAAACCGGTCCGGGGTTGGTGGGTGATTAGGCCTTCAGAACTTATGCGAGTTAAATGGGGCCCACTGATCTGGTAAATGGTATCATCCTAGAATTTGTATCCTCTCAGTGGTTCGAATCCTGCTGATCAAGAAACACAAATCGTTGGATATCCAacagttacaattattataacttttagagggtcCCTTGTTTATAGTCATTGGATGTTGATCCAACGATCCGTGTTCCTTGGTCAGCAGGATTCAGACCCTTTGcttaggatttggatcctctttaTAAGGATTCGGATGATCAATcaatcatatccgttcatcgtacatagtacggttagaaattattttaaattttaaattaaatataaatagtacctaacgaaaattgatcacataatgtacgatgaacgaacaagATTAATTAATCCCTGGATTCCAACAAAAAAAGATCCTTGTCCACCATTGATGTTGTAGGACTTATGGTGTTGTGGTTGGGTTTTGGTGACagcattttttgtaattatcaCGTCATCGTTATTTTCTCTTCTATTGGTGGAATTTCGGCTAAAATTTTGTCAATATCATCATGTATCTTCCTACATTCACTAagatttttcttgaatttctttACCAAATTTAGGGAATTAATATTGAGCACACAAGGCAAATAATTTATGCGCTTTATCTTCACTTAAACAAAAAGGAGAAACTGTACGATGTGGAGTCTATAGTATGATATTATGTGTTTTAAGagtgagatgtcttaagttCGAACCTCGTTgttgacgaattcgataccaaattaaattgtcaattgtgtggcttaaccgaactctcttctccctcttagtacaaatgtactaaaaaaagtgtatttaatttcataaagaaaaatacttgaTTTCTTACACATAAAGAGTTATTGTTTATTTAGATAAATTTTTACTTGAAACGTGATAAATTTTTCTCATCGTAATTTTAACcgtatatttttatttaccaAACTGTGATTTATAAGTGTAAAAAATCACTCATTATGAAGAGTCAAACAGAAATCGGACATGATCATGCATCACCACCTTCTTTTTTTTAGAAGGGGACCACTATCATTCCAACTCCAAAAATAAGTTGGTGAGATTGGGATGAACTTGCCATTTAGGCGTGGCGGTAGGTGACCACCCCCTC
This genomic stretch from Pyrus communis chromosome 2, drPyrComm1.1, whole genome shotgun sequence harbors:
- the LOC137725628 gene encoding caffeoyl-CoA O-methyltransferase, with amino-acid sequence MAANGEEQQTQAGRHQEVGHKSLLQSDALYQYILETSVYPREPESMKELREVTAKHPWNIMTTSADEGQFLNMLLKLINAKNTMEIGVYTGYSLLATALAIPDDGKILAMDINKENYELGLPIIEKAGVAHKIDFREGPALPVLDLLVEDKKNYGSFDFIFVDADKDNYINYHKRLIDLVKVGGLIGYDNTLWNGSVVAPPDAPLRKYVRYYRDFVLELNKALAADPRIEICMLPVGDGITLCRRIK